In a genomic window of Vigna angularis cultivar LongXiaoDou No.4 chromosome 6, ASM1680809v1, whole genome shotgun sequence:
- the LOC108342672 gene encoding WAT1-related protein At1g25270 isoform X1 → MRDIGKVVHGLKPALLMLMVQIAFASVNVLYKLAINDGMSVRIITAYRLIFAAASTVPLALIFERKNIRTLTWRVILKSFFCGLFGGSLFQNLYFESLKLISATFASAVFNLIPAVTFILAVTCGFEKLNFQRAAGKAKVLGTITGVVGAMMLTFLKGVEINIWTSHINLLHKKGTTETLNGDSGSKLLGVFCGLGSCLCFALWLIIQAQMSKEFPGHHSSTALMSTMGAIQATVFALCIEKDWSQWRLGWNIRLLASAYSGIVASGIMVVVIAWCVRMRGPLYASVFNPLLLVLVAVAGSLMLDEKLYVGSVMGAVLIVMGLYMVLWGKSKEMKRVSDLETTPEIEEIEVVVTCRATEDDKSNDKYNCSERNIIEKCNDNASKSRDEGQDNESNGKEDMGSSGKP, encoded by the exons ATGAGAGATATAGGGAAAGTAGTGCATGGGTTGAAACCAGCCCTGCTGATGTTGATGGTGCAGATTGCATTTGCTTCCGTGAACGTGCTCTACAAACTTGCCATAAATGATGGAATGAGCGTGAGAATAATCACTGCCTACCGTCTCATTTTCGCTGCAGCTTCTACAGTTCCTCTTGCTCTTATTTTTGAAAG GAAAAACATACGAACGCTGACTTGGAGGGTGATtttaaagtcatttttctgTGGACTATTCGG GGGAAGTCTATTCCAAAACCTTTATTTCGAGTCCTTGAAATTGATTTCAGCAACATTTGCTTCTGCTGTTTTTAATCTCATTCCTGCCGTCACTTTTATCTTGGCCGTCACTTGCGG TTTCGAAAAACTAAATTTCCAAAGGGCAGCTGGTAAGGCTAAGGTGTTGGGAACGATAACAGGCGTTGTCGGGGCAATGATGCTGACCTTTCTCAAAGGTGTAGAAATCAACATCTGGACCTCCCACATTAACCTTTTGCATAAAAAGGGTACCACAGAAACGCTAAATGGTGACTCTGGAAGTAAATTGCTAGGAGTTTTTTGTGGTCTTGGAAGCTGCTTATGTTTTGCATTATGGCTCATTATTCAG GCTCAGATGAGTAAAGAGTTTCCAGGCCATCACTCAAGTACAGCTCTGATGTCAACAATGGGGGCAATTCAAGCCACTGTTTTTGCCCTGTGTATTGAGAAGGATTGGAGCCAATGGAGGTTGGGTTGGAACATTAGGCTTCTAGCTTCAGCATATTCG GGAATTGTGGCTTCTGGAATAATGGTTGTTGTGATAGCATGGTGTGTAAGGATGAGGGGTCCATTGTATGCATCTGTTTTCAATCCTCTACTGCTAGTGCTTGTGGCAGTTGCTGGTTCCTTGATGTTGGATGAGAAGCTATACGTAggaag TGTGATGGGAGCAGTGCTAATTGTGATGGGATTGTACATGGTGCTGTGGGGTAAGAGCAAGGAAATGAAAAGAGTGAGTGACTTAGAAACTACTCCAGAAATTGAAGAAATTGAGGTTGTTGTGACGTGTAGGGCAACAGAGGATGATAAAAGCAACGACAAGTACAACTGTAGTGAGAGGAACATTATTGAGAAGTGTAATGATAATGCATCAAAAAGCAGAGATGAAGGACAAGACAACGAAAGTAATGGGAAAGAAGATATGGGTAGCTCTGGGAAGCCTTGA
- the LOC108342672 gene encoding WAT1-related protein At1g25270 isoform X2 — MRDIGKVVHGLKPALLMLMVQIAFASVNVLYKLAINDGMSVRIITAYRLIFAAASTVPLALIFERKNIRTLTWRVILKSFFCGLFGGSLFQNLYFESLKLISATFASAVFNLIPAVTFILAVTCGFEKLNFQRAAGKAKVLGTITGVVGAMMLTFLKGVEINIWTSHINLLHKKGTTETLNGDSGSKLLGVFCGLGSCLCFALWLIIQAQMSKEFPGHHSSTALMSTMGAIQATVFALCIEKDWSQWRLGWNIRLLASAYSGIVASGIMVVVIAWCVRMRGPLYASVFNPLLLVLVAVAGSLMLDEKLYVGRATEDDKSNDKYNCSERNIIEKCNDNASKSRDEGQDNESNGKEDMGSSGKP; from the exons ATGAGAGATATAGGGAAAGTAGTGCATGGGTTGAAACCAGCCCTGCTGATGTTGATGGTGCAGATTGCATTTGCTTCCGTGAACGTGCTCTACAAACTTGCCATAAATGATGGAATGAGCGTGAGAATAATCACTGCCTACCGTCTCATTTTCGCTGCAGCTTCTACAGTTCCTCTTGCTCTTATTTTTGAAAG GAAAAACATACGAACGCTGACTTGGAGGGTGATtttaaagtcatttttctgTGGACTATTCGG GGGAAGTCTATTCCAAAACCTTTATTTCGAGTCCTTGAAATTGATTTCAGCAACATTTGCTTCTGCTGTTTTTAATCTCATTCCTGCCGTCACTTTTATCTTGGCCGTCACTTGCGG TTTCGAAAAACTAAATTTCCAAAGGGCAGCTGGTAAGGCTAAGGTGTTGGGAACGATAACAGGCGTTGTCGGGGCAATGATGCTGACCTTTCTCAAAGGTGTAGAAATCAACATCTGGACCTCCCACATTAACCTTTTGCATAAAAAGGGTACCACAGAAACGCTAAATGGTGACTCTGGAAGTAAATTGCTAGGAGTTTTTTGTGGTCTTGGAAGCTGCTTATGTTTTGCATTATGGCTCATTATTCAG GCTCAGATGAGTAAAGAGTTTCCAGGCCATCACTCAAGTACAGCTCTGATGTCAACAATGGGGGCAATTCAAGCCACTGTTTTTGCCCTGTGTATTGAGAAGGATTGGAGCCAATGGAGGTTGGGTTGGAACATTAGGCTTCTAGCTTCAGCATATTCG GGAATTGTGGCTTCTGGAATAATGGTTGTTGTGATAGCATGGTGTGTAAGGATGAGGGGTCCATTGTATGCATCTGTTTTCAATCCTCTACTGCTAGTGCTTGTGGCAGTTGCTGGTTCCTTGATGTTGGATGAGAAGCTATACGTAggaag GGCAACAGAGGATGATAAAAGCAACGACAAGTACAACTGTAGTGAGAGGAACATTATTGAGAAGTGTAATGATAATGCATCAAAAAGCAGAGATGAAGGACAAGACAACGAAAGTAATGGGAAAGAAGATATGGGTAGCTCTGGGAAGCCTTGA